A section of the Lineus longissimus chromosome 1, tnLinLong1.2, whole genome shotgun sequence genome encodes:
- the LOC135497750 gene encoding uncharacterized protein LOC135497750 isoform X2: protein MANTSILVYETTAAEKEPDYQLMQDVYNFLYKYVLVIVAIVGIPGNFVTMLVNLRAHNRKLSVCVYMTATAIADNVVLVAAVSYLVCVTWGFGSAIQGSFREVFFQLEWYLAFCPAMLSGLFLAEMSVDRLIAVAFPMAATRLCTNKRAYITVGVTTAIIAPLNINIFYTYQHYEDKDTGLETLITDFENQDIEMLVSAFQLFFGTACPFAVIIMSNIVIIFKLKKASEERSEMQGGAGNTEKTNYLTRMLLFVSFAYVVTSIPYRLYFFIMDTPVLTKMYVMTERYWSLRYNLQYVFFLTLWYCNFAINFPLYCIGGGHRFRNDTKYILRYCDVRRVKH, encoded by the exons ATGGCGAACACCAGCATACTCGTTTATGAAACTACCGCTGCCGAAAAGGAGCCTGACTACCAACTTATGCAAGATGTGTACAATTTCCTGTACAAGTATGTCCTGGTCATCGTGGCCATTGTTGGGATCCCTGGAAACTTTGTCACGATGCTGGTGAATCTAAGAGCGCACAATCGTAAACTGTCTGTCTGTGTGTACATGACTGCAACGGCCATTGCAGATAACGTGGTATTGGTAGCTGCCGTATCGTATCTTGTATGCGTCACGTGGGGCTTTGGGTCGGCCATCCAAGGGAGTTTTCGGGAGGTCTTCTTTCA ATTGGAGTGGTACCTCGCCTTCTGTCCAGCGATGCTCTCGGGACTTTTCCTAGCAGAGATGTCAGTGGATAGATTGATAGCTGTTGCATTTCCCATGGCGGCAACCAGGCTCTGTACCAATAAACGCGCTTATATAACAGTGGGCGTGACCACAGCCATCATAGCACCCCTCAACATCAACATCTTCTATACGTATCAACATTACGAAGATAAAGACACAG GTCTAGAAACACTCATCACCGATTTCGAAAACCAGGACATCGAAATGCTAGTCTCTGCGTTCCAGCTGTTCTTTGGAACAGCTTGTCCCTTTGCTGTCATCATAATGTCAAATATCGTCATCATATTCAAACTGAAAAAGGCTTCAGAAGAACGCTCCGAGATGCAGGGAGGGGCGGGCAACACAGAGAAGACGAACTACTTGACCAGAATGCTCCTGTTCGTCAGTTTCGCCTACGTCGTTACCTCGATTCCTTACCGCTTATACTTCTTCATCATGGACACTCCAGTTCTGACAAAGATGTATGTTATGACAGAGAGGTATTGGAGCTTGCGTTATAATCTACAATACGTGTTTTTTTTAACATTGTGGTATTGTAACTTCGCCATCAACTTTCCACTTTACTGCATTGGAGGCGGTCACCGGTTCCGAAATGATACCAAATACATCCTACGCTATTGTGATGTGAGAAGGGTGAAGCATTAA
- the LOC135497750 gene encoding uncharacterized protein LOC135497750 isoform X1: protein MANTSILVYETTAAEKEPDYQLMQDVYNFLYKYVLVIVAIVGIPGNFVTMLVNLRAHNRKLSVCVYMTATAIADNVVLVAAVSYLVCVTWGFGSAIQGSFREVFFHIANILRLEWYLAFCPAMLSGLFLAEMSVDRLIAVAFPMAATRLCTNKRAYITVGVTTAIIAPLNINIFYTYQHYEDKDTGLETLITDFENQDIEMLVSAFQLFFGTACPFAVIIMSNIVIIFKLKKASEERSEMQGGAGNTEKTNYLTRMLLFVSFAYVVTSIPYRLYFFIMDTPVLTKMYVMTERYWSLRYNLQYVFFLTLWYCNFAINFPLYCIGGGHRFRNDTKYILRYCDVRRVKH, encoded by the exons ATGGCGAACACCAGCATACTCGTTTATGAAACTACCGCTGCCGAAAAGGAGCCTGACTACCAACTTATGCAAGATGTGTACAATTTCCTGTACAAGTATGTCCTGGTCATCGTGGCCATTGTTGGGATCCCTGGAAACTTTGTCACGATGCTGGTGAATCTAAGAGCGCACAATCGTAAACTGTCTGTCTGTGTGTACATGACTGCAACGGCCATTGCAGATAACGTGGTATTGGTAGCTGCCGTATCGTATCTTGTATGCGTCACGTGGGGCTTTGGGTCGGCCATCCAAGGGAGTTTTCGGGAGGTCTTCTTTCA TATTGCTAATATTTTAAGATTGGAGTGGTACCTCGCCTTCTGTCCAGCGATGCTCTCGGGACTTTTCCTAGCAGAGATGTCAGTGGATAGATTGATAGCTGTTGCATTTCCCATGGCGGCAACCAGGCTCTGTACCAATAAACGCGCTTATATAACAGTGGGCGTGACCACAGCCATCATAGCACCCCTCAACATCAACATCTTCTATACGTATCAACATTACGAAGATAAAGACACAG GTCTAGAAACACTCATCACCGATTTCGAAAACCAGGACATCGAAATGCTAGTCTCTGCGTTCCAGCTGTTCTTTGGAACAGCTTGTCCCTTTGCTGTCATCATAATGTCAAATATCGTCATCATATTCAAACTGAAAAAGGCTTCAGAAGAACGCTCCGAGATGCAGGGAGGGGCGGGCAACACAGAGAAGACGAACTACTTGACCAGAATGCTCCTGTTCGTCAGTTTCGCCTACGTCGTTACCTCGATTCCTTACCGCTTATACTTCTTCATCATGGACACTCCAGTTCTGACAAAGATGTATGTTATGACAGAGAGGTATTGGAGCTTGCGTTATAATCTACAATACGTGTTTTTTTTAACATTGTGGTATTGTAACTTCGCCATCAACTTTCCACTTTACTGCATTGGAGGCGGTCACCGGTTCCGAAATGATACCAAATACATCCTACGCTATTGTGATGTGAGAAGGGTGAAGCATTAA